CATTCaccatacctgtcaagtcatatcccatacctgtcaagtcataccccatacctgtcaagtcataccccatacctgtcaagtcttacaccatacctgtcaagtcataccccatacctgtcaagtcatacCCCATACCTGACAATTCATACaccatacctgtcaagtcatacCCCTTACCTGTCAAGTCATTCaccatacctgtcaagtcatatcccatacctgtcaagtcataccccatacctgtcaagtcatacACCATGCCTGTCAAGTCATATcccatacctgtcaagtcataccccatacctgtcaagtcataaaccatacctgtcaagtcatacaccatacctgtcaagtcataTCCCATACTAGTCAATTCATAccccatacctgtcaagtcatatcccatacctgtcaagtcatacaccatacctgtcaagtcatacCCCATACTAGTCAATTCATACCCCATACTAGTCAATTCATAccccatacctgtcaagtcatacCCCATATCTGTCAAGTCATAccccatacctgtcaagtcatacCCCATACCTGTCAATTCATACaccatacctgtcaagtcatacCCCATACTAGTCAATTCATACCCCATACTAGTCAATTCATACCCCATACTAGTCAATTCATAccccatacctgtcaagtcatatcccatacctgtcaagtcatatctcatacctaacaatttCATACTCCATACTAGTCAATTCATAccccatacctgtcaagtcataTCCCATACTAGTCAATTCATAccccatacctgtcaagtcataccccatacctgtcaagtcatacaccatacctgtcaagtcatacCCCATACTAGTCAATTCATACCCCATACTAGTCAATTCATAccccatacctgtcaagtcataccccatacctgtcaagtcataccccatacctgtcaagtcatacCCCATACCTGTCAATTCATACatcatacctgtcaagtcataccccatacctgtcaagtcataccccatacctgtcaagtcatacCCCATACTAGTCAATTCATACCCCATACTAGTCAATTCATAccccatacctgtcaagtcatacCCCATATCTGTCAAGTCATAccccatacctgtcaagtcatacCCCATACCTGTCAATTCATACaccatacctgtcaagtcatacCCCATACTAGTCAATTCATACCCCATACTAGTCAATTCATACCCCATACTAGTCAATTCATAccccatacctgtcaagtcatatcccatacctgtcaagtcatatctcatacctaacaatttCATACTCCATACTAGTCAATTCATAccccatacctgtcaagtcataTCCCATACTAGTCAATTCATAccccatacctgtcaagtcataccccatacctgtcaagtcatacaccatacctgtcaagtcatacCCCATACTAGTCAATTCATACCCCATACCAGTCAATTCATAccccatacctgtcaagtcataccccatacctgtcaagtcataccccatacctgtcaagtcatacCCCATACCTGTCAATTCATACatcatacctgtcaagtcataccccatacctgtcaagtcataccccatacctgtcaagtcatacCCCATACTAGTCAATTCATAccccatacctgtcaagtcatacaccatacctgtcaagtcatacCCCATACCTGACAATTCATACaccatacctgtcaagtcatacCCCATACTAGTCAATTCATACCCCATACTAGTCAATTCATACCCCATACTAGTCAATTCATACCCCATACTAGTCAATTCATAccccatacctgtcaagtcatatcccatacctgtcaagtcatatctcatacctaacaatttCATACTCCATACATCTCAAGTCATAccccatacctgtcaagtcatacaccatacctgtcaagtcatacaccatacctgtcaagtcataccccatacctgtcaagtcatacCCATACCTAACAATTTCATACTCCATACATCTCAAGTCATACTCCATACATCTCAAGTCATAccccatacctgtcaagtcatacaccatacctgtcaagtcatacaccatacctgtcaagtcataTCCCATACTAGTCAATTCATAccccatacctgtcaagtcatatccatacctgtcaagtcatacaccatacctgtcaagtcatacCCCATACTAGTCAAGTCATACCCCATACTAGTCAATTCATAccccatacctgtcaagtcatacaccatacctgtcaagtcataccccatacctgtcaagtcataacccatacctgtcaagtcataccccatacctgtcaagtcatatctcatacctgtcaagtcataTCTCATGCCTGTCAAGTCATACCaatacctgtcaagtcatacATATACCCTAACCTGTCAAGTCATAccccatacctgtcaagtcataccccatacctgtcaagtcataccccatacctgtcaagtcatacctcatacctgtcaagtcataccccatacctgtcaagtcataccccatacctgtcaagtcataccccatacctgtcaagtcatacctcatacctgtcaagtcataccccatacctgtcaagtcatacACCATACCTGACAAGTCATAccccatacctgtcaagtcatatctcatacctgtcaagtcatatcccatacctgtcaagtcatatcccatacctgtcaagtcataTCTCATAACTGTAAAATCATATTCCACACCTTTCCAGTCTCAAGCTTCTAGTTAATTTCAGAAGttgttgtaattttgtaatCACAATTACGCTGGTAACATTTTTTTCCCACAGAtcagatttttttgaaaataatttctaTTATTACATCTATCTAATGTGATTGATCcttaaaattgagttaattaaaCCTGGGGTAAAAATATTGTGGGTGTGAAAAAAGTTATGTAACAAATCATAATTTTCCAGCTTTAAAAGACATTCCAAACAGGAGACTTCCAGTTACAACCTCTTGttatcatcaaaaataaaatccatGATCTCCTGtaaaacttatatataattaataattatttacGAATTGATCATCAATATGGAAACAAATTGTTCAGGCCTTAAATTATTACAGATACAACAcaatcattttcaatttttaaagtagaatgaaaatatttgggGAACTAAGTCAAATCCTGGTATTTTGTGTTTCTTTGTGATATAATACATGTAGCCTTGATttgatattattgataaaaagataTCTGTGTGTAACAGAGCTCATGCTTAATTAGATCTAAATCATTGATTCAGTTATTGATCAAATCTGGGTGTATTTTACCACTAgtattttaccagggttacatgtgttatattataatgtagatATTGGTATTGGTCTTTGAATACTCTGCCTTTTCTGATTAGGAACTAGAAGTCTGAACCATCAGGACTACTATGGTAAGACTCCATTGTATTGGGCAGCCTATAAGGGATACATGTCCTGTGTGGAAGAACTCCTTAAATATGGAGCATTAGTGAACATTCACTGTCGGCATGGAGGGACACCTTTACATGCTGTGGTCGGACTCTACCCTGAATGTGCCTTACTACTTATACAAGTAAGGTTCAAGGTCACTTTGTAAGCTTAGCCGACTTCAAAGTTGTAGTGTTACTTAGTTATATGAGTAATTAAAGGCTGAGTTCAAGGTCACCTTCCTAGTTTTGTGTATAAGGCTGAGTTCAAGGTCatgttaattgttatatatgaaACCCAAAATTCAGGTCACCTTTAATAATTTTGTCAGCAGGGTTGACTACAAGTTCATGCTTTTAGTTATGCAAGCAAGTCTGAATTCAagataacatattttattacaagCACAAGTTATGCTAAGTTCAAGATTACCTTTAAGTCATGCAAGACCAAGTTCAAGGTCAACTTGGCAGTATAATTGTTGCATTAGAAACTTTAAAAAGATATTAGTTTAGCACAAATAAAAATCTTAAGACAGCTACATGTAAGTTTCTAATAGCTTTCTTAATAGTGTTTACATTACAGCATATGAACAAGAATTCCTTGACATGTAAAAGCCATTTTTCATTGATGCATGTACTATTGTGCATAGCCTTTATTATGTACAAAACTTCAAGTTCTCTAACAGCTAGTTTCCCAATACAGCATGGTGCTAATGTAAACCAGGTGGACAATTGGGGTGTGACACCAATGTACCTTGCAGCATCCAGTGGTCAACTGGAGGTCATCAGGTACCTGTTGGCAGCTGGGGCTAAACCTTCATTCAAAAACAGGGTAAGACtcaacatgttatatataatgttcatacTATCAACCACTAATTTCATTATTGATCTCATAAAGTGTCCTAACTTAACTCAAATTACTTCATCAAATACGTGTAaaacattgttttgttatttgaatgATTAGTTAACAAACATTAAAGGTAAATATAGATTCAGTTGGTAAGTTTGTGACTCAATGTGAGTTGAAGAAAATTTACAGATTTGGTTGAAGCAATTTATAAATTAGTTTAACTCTAAAACCAAAAGCAGTATTTGTTATGTGATCTACAAGATATACAATGATTAAAGGTAGAATAAATGAGAAAATAAAATGGATTCATTTTTGTGTGTCTGTAGAAAGACTGTATCTGTCAGAGACTTGTTACATGACACCAGTTCTCTAGATTGACCAATTTTCGTTTGTAGAAGACTGTATCTGTCAGAGACTTGTTACACCACATCAGTTCTCTAGATTGATCAATTTTCGTTTGTAGAAGACTGGTGATATTCCAAAACAACTGGGTGTTCATAAGCAGTTCTGTGATTGGCTAGTGAAGTTATCAAAGAACCCACCGTCCCTTCAGCAGTTGTGTCGGACCAAGGTCAGAGAGAGGCTTGGCGAGCCATTGATGCTCAAGATGGACACAATGAACATGCCAACTAAAATAAAGGCTTACATTTCACTGGAGGAGTTCAGCTGGTCTCCATAATCTTTATACgcatatttattttgataatctTAATTAAGAGGAGATTGattttaattatatcaattgCCAGATAATCATACTGTAACTGCTaggttttttattttatctatacGAATACTATACATGGAATCTTCCGTCGCAGTGTCACTTTACCCCCAATTAGCCCTATTGACATGAGAAGTCCAACTAAAGTTAAAGGCTAAAATAAAGTGTATAATCAGATATTTTTTGCTTGGATGGTAGTAGTGATTACAAATGTAGTTTGTACCTATAACTATACTTTGGTAAACACCATCCATCTGTTATAATTACTACACTGTTGTATGTTGATAATGACCTTTATTGTGACCTGTTCTGTCTGTCATTACATTTCCAGTATtatatttgtcaacatttatTATCCTCAAATGTGATATCTTGTTGTCACTGATGTATTGAATTGCTTCTTTGTAAAGTAAATGTATGTTTTGGTATATTTAGTGAATATATCTACTGGTATGTTCAATATGGTCCTTAAGTACATGTAAATCTGTGTTCAGATATCATccataagtacatgtaaatctGTGTTCGGATATCGTccataagtacatgtaaatctGTGTTCGGATATCGTccataagtacatgtaaatctGTGTTCGGATATCGTccataagtacatgtaaatctGTGTTCGGATATCGTccataagtacatgtaaatctGTGTTCGGATATCGTccataagtacatgtaaatctGTGTTCGGATATCGTccataagtacatgtaaatctGTGTTCGGATATCGTccataagtacatgtaaatctGTGTTCGGATATCGTccataagtacatgtaaatctGTGTTCGGATATCGtccataattacatgtaaatctGTGTTCGGATATCATCCTTAAGTACATGTAAATCTGTGTTCGGATATCATccataagtacatgtaaatctGTGTTCGGATATCGTc
Above is a window of Pecten maximus chromosome 7, xPecMax1.1, whole genome shotgun sequence DNA encoding:
- the LOC117331488 gene encoding ankyrin repeat, PH and SEC7 domain containing protein secG-like gives rise to the protein MSCVEELLKYGALVNIHCRHGGTPLHAVVGLYPECALLLIQHGANVNQVDNWGVTPMYLAASSGQLEVIRYLLAAGAKPSFKNRKTGDIPKQLGVHKQFCDWLVKLSKNPPSLQQLCRTKVRERLGEPLMLKMDTMNMPTKIKAYISLEEFSWSP